The Exiguobacterium aurantiacum DSM 6208 genome includes a window with the following:
- a CDS encoding ABC transporter permease subunit has product MSRVNVVISSLITLLPLTAVLFLLREAVGTDVWSLVRDETWRASFAVTLYVTLVSTFLSLVIGTICARMVYVNGRSWLTFWLNWPLFVPHIASAYLFYLLFSGGFPGFGLIASNERHHLVVILTYVWKEVPFVFLMMLGSYAQLNRGYRDMAKTLQLSPWQQFSVAEWPFLIKPLLDSFWILVAFISFAYEVPALLGVTFPKLLGVLAYDRLTTGLFLNESEAYAVALIWALILFAGVLLSYALTAKRRRRIERGVRR; this is encoded by the coding sequence GTGTCGCGCGTTAACGTCGTCATCAGCAGCCTCATCACGCTCTTGCCGCTCACAGCCGTCTTGTTCTTGTTGCGGGAGGCGGTCGGCACGGACGTATGGTCGCTCGTACGAGACGAGACGTGGCGGGCGAGCTTTGCCGTCACGCTTTACGTGACGCTCGTCTCGACGTTTCTGTCCCTCGTGATCGGGACGATTTGTGCTCGGATGGTCTATGTGAACGGCAGGTCGTGGCTGACATTTTGGCTGAATTGGCCGCTGTTCGTCCCGCATATCGCGAGCGCGTATTTGTTTTACTTATTGTTCTCCGGCGGGTTTCCGGGGTTTGGACTCATCGCGTCAAACGAGCGACACCACCTCGTCGTCATCTTGACGTATGTGTGGAAAGAAGTGCCGTTCGTCTTCTTGATGATGCTCGGCAGTTACGCGCAATTGAACCGTGGCTATCGCGATATGGCGAAGACGCTGCAACTGAGTCCGTGGCAACAGTTTTCCGTTGCGGAGTGGCCGTTCTTGATTAAACCGCTTCTCGACTCGTTCTGGATTTTAGTGGCGTTCATCTCATTCGCCTACGAAGTGCCGGCGCTCCTCGGCGTGACGTTCCCGAAATTGCTCGGGGTGCTCGCCTACGACCGTTTGACGACCGGTTTGTTTTTGAATGAGAGTGAGGCGTACGCTGTCGCGCTCATCTGGGCGCTTATCTTGTTTGCCGGGGTGTTGTTGTCATATGCGTTGACGGCGAAGCGACGACGACGCATCGAGAGAGGGGTGAGGCGATGA
- a CDS encoding Cof-type HAD-IIB family hydrolase, translating to MIKAILLDLDGTLLTDQKLISPKTKETLLRVQEDGVKVVLASGRPKRGIELFSDELRLHEFGGLIVSSNGACVTDARTNETLFEKTIRLEDASAILDHLSTFDVIPMINDETYMYVNDVFSGMLELNGKPFNIIEYESRGGRFQLREEPRLADAITFPVYKILVAGQPDYLQSHADSLAGPFTDRVTGMFTAAMYYEFTDLGIDKARALDHVFRERGIDREHVIAFGDGHNDRSIIEYAGIGVAMDNAVEDIKAIANEITLSNNHDGIATVLSRYLTT from the coding sequence ATGATCAAAGCCATCTTGCTAGACCTCGACGGGACGTTATTGACCGACCAGAAATTGATTTCGCCAAAGACGAAAGAGACCCTTCTGCGAGTGCAAGAAGACGGCGTCAAAGTCGTGCTCGCCTCGGGCCGACCGAAACGGGGCATCGAACTGTTCTCTGACGAGCTTCGGCTCCATGAATTCGGCGGCCTCATCGTATCTTCGAACGGTGCTTGTGTGACTGACGCGCGGACGAACGAGACGTTGTTTGAAAAAACGATCCGTCTCGAAGACGCAAGCGCCATCTTGGACCACTTGAGCACTTTTGACGTCATCCCGATGATTAATGACGAGACGTATATGTACGTCAATGATGTCTTCAGCGGTATGCTCGAGTTGAACGGGAAACCGTTCAACATCATCGAGTACGAGTCAAGGGGCGGACGGTTTCAATTGCGGGAAGAGCCGCGGCTCGCCGACGCCATCACTTTCCCCGTGTATAAGATTCTCGTCGCCGGTCAGCCGGACTATTTACAGTCGCATGCCGACTCACTCGCCGGACCGTTCACGGACCGCGTGACGGGCATGTTCACGGCCGCCATGTACTATGAGTTCACGGATCTCGGGATTGATAAGGCGAGAGCACTCGATCATGTGTTCCGAGAAAGGGGGATTGATCGCGAGCATGTCATCGCGTTCGGAGACGGCCATAACGACCGGTCGATTATCGAGTATGCCGGAATCGGCGTCGCGATGGACAACGCCGTCGAAGACATCAAGGCAATCGCGAACGAAATCACGCTGTCGAACAATCACGATGGCATCGCCACCGTCTTGTCCCGTTACTTGACGACGTGA
- a CDS encoding ABC transporter ATP-binding protein: protein MTNIRKRFKQRDVLAGVDFSVSEGEIHALVGVSGSGKTTMLRIIAGLETADAGTVTWNDISLLGVPAHERKITMLSQTPLLFPHLTVGENVLLATPDRSKADAEQWLRRVRLEGRFDAEVHELSGGEGQRASFARALAASPRLILLDEPFTNLDPVLKYELQQLIRELVADLGLTALLVTHDREEAMLVADRVTLLENGAVRTTGTPTALSAKEPTFGDFIELDGVLYPLTRIEVSREPTGEPVVLVRELTRFGVRLGEYRRLSGEYVILPCDASFEVGREYQLRKKQGVVEC from the coding sequence GTGACGAACATAAGAAAACGATTCAAACAGCGTGACGTGTTGGCCGGCGTCGACTTCTCTGTCAGCGAAGGCGAGATCCACGCCCTCGTCGGGGTGAGCGGTTCTGGGAAAACAACGATGTTGCGCATCATCGCCGGTCTCGAGACGGCGGATGCCGGTACAGTGACATGGAACGACATCTCGCTGCTCGGTGTCCCGGCACACGAGCGGAAAATCACGATGTTGTCGCAAACACCGCTCCTCTTCCCTCATTTGACGGTCGGGGAGAACGTGCTCCTCGCGACACCGGATCGTTCAAAAGCCGATGCCGAGCAATGGCTCCGGCGCGTCCGTCTCGAAGGGAGGTTCGACGCCGAGGTGCACGAACTGTCCGGTGGGGAAGGACAACGGGCAAGCTTCGCGCGTGCGCTCGCTGCTTCGCCGCGTCTCATCTTGCTCGATGAACCGTTCACGAATCTCGATCCGGTGTTAAAGTATGAGTTGCAACAGTTGATTCGTGAGCTCGTCGCCGATCTCGGTTTGACGGCGCTTCTCGTGACACACGATCGGGAAGAGGCGATGCTCGTCGCGGACCGTGTCACGTTGCTCGAAAACGGAGCCGTGCGAACGACCGGGACGCCGACAGCACTCAGCGCCAAAGAGCCGACGTTCGGCGACTTCATCGAGCTTGACGGAGTGCTGTATCCGTTGACCCGGATCGAAGTCTCACGGGAACCGACCGGGGAGCCGGTTGTGCTCGTCCGTGAGCTGACCCGCTTCGGTGTACGTCTCGGTGAATATCGGCGTCTGTCAGGAGAGTACGTCATCTTGCCGTGCGACGCTTCGTTTGAAGTCGGTCGTGAGTATCAGTTACGGAAAAAGCAAGGAGTGGTTGAATGTTAG
- a CDS encoding ABC transporter substrate-binding protein codes for MIRIVKRCAWLTALLMLAACGTERAELAPTFEQAAEEAAQTTVNFYLWGGDDGINRYLDEFVAPRLEAAYDIELNRVPMDTAEFVRQLSLDKRAERANGTIDLMWINGDNFRNAAEADLLREDILDAIPNAALLNETAQATDAGIPTEGLEVAWGNVQFVLHYDAEKVKNPPETFDQLRRWTEENPGRFTYPEVTDFTGNAFIRHLLYAEYGDAMRDMDTIPDEFWDELAAWSPNLWKRGETYPKSLAQLDQLYASGEVWMTMGFNERRAEAEVNASVFPDGTRALVLDHSIASTHFLAIPFNASNPNGAVVVIEELLSPEAQLMKQSDTYWGDGTSLDVEKLDHTDREAFLALDEGITYPDPIELAERQIADYGPDVIDLVREGWPRVAR; via the coding sequence ATGATTCGAATAGTGAAACGCTGTGCTTGGCTGACGGCGTTACTCATGTTAGCCGCATGCGGGACGGAACGGGCCGAACTGGCGCCGACGTTCGAACAGGCGGCTGAAGAAGCGGCACAGACGACCGTGAACTTTTACTTATGGGGAGGCGATGACGGGATCAATCGTTATCTCGATGAATTCGTCGCACCTCGGCTCGAGGCGGCATACGATATTGAATTGAACCGAGTGCCGATGGACACGGCCGAATTCGTCCGTCAATTGTCACTCGACAAGCGTGCGGAGCGGGCGAACGGAACGATCGACCTCATGTGGATCAACGGGGACAACTTCCGAAACGCGGCCGAGGCGGACTTGTTACGAGAAGATATTCTCGACGCCATCCCGAACGCCGCTTTGTTGAATGAGACGGCACAAGCGACCGACGCCGGCATACCGACAGAAGGGTTGGAAGTCGCTTGGGGCAACGTCCAGTTCGTCTTGCATTACGATGCGGAAAAAGTCAAAAATCCACCCGAGACGTTTGATCAACTCCGTCGGTGGACCGAGGAAAATCCGGGCCGTTTCACGTATCCTGAAGTGACGGACTTTACAGGCAATGCGTTTATCCGTCACTTGTTGTACGCCGAGTACGGGGATGCGATGCGAGACATGGACACGATCCCTGATGAATTTTGGGACGAGTTGGCCGCTTGGTCGCCGAACTTGTGGAAACGAGGCGAGACGTATCCGAAATCGCTCGCTCAACTCGATCAGCTTTACGCCTCAGGCGAGGTATGGATGACGATGGGGTTCAACGAGCGCCGGGCCGAGGCGGAAGTGAACGCGAGCGTGTTTCCGGACGGGACGCGGGCGCTCGTCTTGGACCATTCCATCGCCTCGACTCATTTTCTCGCCATCCCGTTCAACGCGTCGAACCCGAACGGGGCGGTCGTCGTCATCGAGGAGTTGTTATCGCCGGAAGCGCAACTGATGAAACAAAGTGACACGTATTGGGGGGACGGGACGTCTCTTGACGTGGAGAAGCTCGATCACACTGACCGAGAAGCCTTTTTAGCGCTCGACGAAGGGATCACCTATCCCGATCCGATCGAACTGGCCGAACGTCAAATCGCTGACTATGGTCCGGACGTGATCGATCTCGTCCGAGAGGGATGGCCGCGTGTCGCGCGTTAA
- a CDS encoding CDP-alcohol phosphatidyltransferase family protein, translating into MLDTYGSRLVRPVVERGADRLLKWKFTPNEVTILGGIIGVSVGFFIYNDMHWTAVILLWLSGLFDVLDGTMARRSTKTGFGTVLDLVFDRIVEISVVVALALRYPEHMPVFLFLLASFVVAMTLFLAVGASSSRRTEKSFYYQPGLLERTECFILFTLMILFPAFVGVIATIFLILEVVTIIQRMMEARRILR; encoded by the coding sequence ATGTTAGATACGTATGGAAGCCGATTGGTCCGCCCTGTCGTCGAGCGGGGAGCCGATCGGTTGTTAAAGTGGAAGTTCACGCCGAACGAAGTGACGATCCTCGGCGGAATCATCGGTGTGTCGGTCGGTTTTTTCATTTATAATGACATGCACTGGACGGCCGTCATCTTATTATGGCTGTCAGGCCTGTTCGATGTGTTGGACGGAACGATGGCCCGTCGCTCGACAAAGACTGGATTTGGGACCGTCCTCGATCTCGTCTTTGATCGAATCGTCGAGATTTCGGTCGTCGTGGCGCTCGCTTTGCGTTATCCGGAACATATGCCGGTATTCTTATTTTTATTGGCCTCGTTCGTCGTCGCGATGACGCTATTCCTCGCGGTCGGGGCGAGCAGTTCGCGCCGGACGGAAAAGTCGTTTTATTATCAGCCCGGTCTGCTCGAACGGACGGAATGTTTCATCTTGTTCACGCTTATGATCTTGTTCCCGGCATTTGTCGGCGTCATCGCCACGATTTTTCTCATCCTTGAAGTGGTGACGATCATCCAGCGCATGATGGAAGCGCGGCGGATCTTACGATGA
- a CDS encoding NUDIX domain-containing protein yields MVEKTIEREVIYEGKIFNVEKHVVELPNGGTSVRELVYHNGAVAVLVIDEDDRIVLVEQYRKAFESMSLEIPAGKLEVGEEPLASARRELEEETGYTAETLEKIFSFYGAPGFCSERVDVFVARGLTAGKMNLDDDEFLQVERFTFDEAVELLASGRITDAKTIMAIQWWQLSKLK; encoded by the coding sequence ATGGTCGAGAAAACGATTGAACGGGAAGTCATCTACGAAGGAAAAATCTTTAACGTTGAAAAGCACGTCGTCGAGCTCCCGAACGGCGGCACGTCGGTCCGAGAACTGGTCTATCACAACGGGGCCGTCGCGGTACTCGTCATCGATGAAGACGACCGCATCGTGCTCGTCGAACAGTATCGGAAAGCGTTCGAGTCGATGTCGCTTGAAATACCGGCTGGTAAACTTGAAGTCGGCGAGGAGCCGCTCGCAAGTGCTCGCCGCGAGCTCGAGGAAGAGACCGGTTACACGGCCGAGACGCTTGAGAAGATCTTCTCATTTTACGGGGCCCCCGGTTTTTGTAGCGAGCGCGTCGACGTCTTCGTAGCACGCGGGTTGACGGCAGGAAAGATGAATCTCGATGACGATGAGTTCCTCCAAGTGGAACGCTTCACGTTCGATGAGGCGGTCGAGCTTCTCGCGAGCGGGCGCATCACCGACGCGAAGACGATCATGGCGATTCAATGGTGGCAACTATCTAAATTGAAATGA
- a CDS encoding ABC transporter permease subunit, with product MKRILFLIVLLLPFIGLFSSMPAPLVFDEAVANTIVHVFVLVGLNVWLALGTAWWLLFTESRWRPFVEWFLFLPLFVPALASTFGMYVALVRFGLVGTQVGVLTVLLAVTLPYSIRIAYNAMYVIGRPLFEQALFLPPVRRVQFVLVPLLTETVRTIALMSTVVVLGQFVLVQLIGAGLVPTVTTRLYHVYAGNDVSLALQNTWLLVLIPALLYGGIGYLMRIWMKVMKGRLR from the coding sequence ATGAAACGCATCCTCTTCCTCATCGTGCTGCTGTTGCCGTTCATCGGCTTGTTCTCAAGCATGCCAGCGCCGCTCGTGTTCGATGAGGCAGTCGCCAATACGATTGTCCACGTCTTCGTGTTGGTCGGTTTGAACGTGTGGCTCGCACTCGGGACGGCGTGGTGGCTCCTTTTCACCGAATCCAGATGGCGGCCGTTCGTCGAATGGTTCCTCTTTTTACCGTTGTTTGTACCGGCGCTGGCGAGTACGTTCGGCATGTACGTCGCCCTTGTCCGTTTCGGTCTCGTAGGCACGCAAGTCGGTGTGCTCACCGTTTTACTGGCCGTGACGCTCCCGTATTCGATTCGGATCGCCTACAATGCGATGTATGTGATTGGACGGCCATTGTTTGAACAGGCGCTGTTCTTACCGCCGGTCCGGCGTGTGCAATTCGTCCTCGTCCCGCTCTTAACTGAGACGGTACGGACGATCGCGCTCATGTCGACCGTCGTCGTCCTCGGTCAGTTTGTCCTCGTTCAATTGATCGGGGCCGGCCTTGTGCCGACGGTGACGACAAGACTTTATCACGTGTATGCGGGCAACGACGTCTCGCTCGCGTTGCAGAACACGTGGTTGTTAGTGCTCATTCCGGCACTTTTGTATGGCGGAATCGGGTACTTGATGCGAATTTGGATGAAAGTGATGAAAGGGCGGTTGCGATGA
- a CDS encoding thioredoxin family protein: MKPIQSDQQFQEAIQHNGMVIFTTSWCPDCRRLDMYVDELVKDYPQFNWYVVDRDELPDLSDTQEVRGIPSLLFYQDGVKQEHLHSANAKTEMQIRSFLDTLNA; this comes from the coding sequence ATGAAACCGATTCAATCAGATCAACAATTCCAAGAAGCGATCCAACATAACGGGATGGTCATCTTCACGACGTCATGGTGCCCGGATTGCCGCCGGCTCGACATGTATGTCGATGAGCTCGTCAAAGATTATCCGCAGTTCAACTGGTACGTCGTCGACCGCGATGAGTTACCGGACTTGTCGGATACGCAAGAAGTTCGCGGCATCCCGTCTCTTCTCTTCTATCAAGACGGCGTGAAACAAGAACACCTCCACTCGGCGAATGCCAAGACAGAAATGCAAATCCGCTCGTTCCTCGACACATTGAACGCTTAA
- a CDS encoding NAD(P)/FAD-dependent oxidoreductase has protein sequence MKPHLVLVGLGHGQLEILDRLDELKERYEVSYIGGETTIYTGAFPQVLARETKTATVYLRPGVERVATRLVSLDPVKRIVNTDVGPIPYDTLVLATGAESRGIGFGVKPMTETGLKRILSSRSITVVGGGKAGVELAFACIRTKRHVTLYADEVLPGLPVHIQRHMMRRLVKSGVTLVSQKYEDEPFHDGLVLDAAGVGPVDWWTRAGLAPSGHFIETDRYLRHVVHKEIFITGDMASRLDGGVDAVRSGRHVAAYLLGDRKPFESRTSLNILLTVPRHALLTFGTLAWHGRIPYHVKRWIDSRYMKRFRA, from the coding sequence ATGAAGCCGCATCTCGTCTTAGTCGGTCTCGGCCACGGGCAATTGGAAATTCTCGACCGATTGGATGAATTGAAAGAGCGTTACGAGGTGTCCTACATCGGCGGGGAAACGACGATCTACACGGGTGCGTTCCCGCAAGTGCTCGCCCGGGAAACGAAGACGGCGACCGTCTACCTTCGGCCAGGCGTCGAGCGTGTCGCGACACGACTCGTTTCTCTCGACCCGGTCAAGCGCATCGTCAATACGGACGTCGGTCCGATTCCGTATGATACGTTAGTGCTTGCGACCGGAGCGGAAAGTCGTGGCATCGGCTTCGGTGTGAAGCCGATGACGGAGACCGGGCTCAAACGGATCCTCTCAAGCCGGTCCATTACCGTCGTCGGGGGCGGCAAAGCCGGCGTCGAACTCGCATTCGCCTGTATCCGGACGAAACGCCACGTCACGCTTTACGCTGATGAGGTGTTGCCGGGTCTGCCGGTTCACATCCAACGGCACATGATGCGCCGTCTCGTGAAGAGCGGGGTGACGCTCGTCTCGCAGAAGTATGAAGACGAGCCGTTCCATGACGGACTCGTCCTTGACGCGGCCGGGGTTGGACCGGTGGACTGGTGGACAAGGGCAGGCTTGGCACCTTCCGGACACTTCATTGAAACCGATCGTTATTTGCGTCACGTCGTCCATAAAGAAATCTTCATCACTGGCGATATGGCGTCACGACTTGACGGCGGTGTCGACGCGGTCCGGTCCGGCCGCCATGTCGCAGCATACTTGCTCGGGGACAGGAAGCCGTTTGAATCGCGGACGTCACTTAACATCTTGCTCACCGTTCCACGGCATGCCTTGCTGACGTTCGGGACACTGGCGTGGCACGGGCGTATTCCTTATCACGTGAAGCGTTGGATCGACAGCCGCTATATGAAGCGATTCCGGGCATAA
- a CDS encoding MBL fold metallo-hydrolase translates to MANWISSQLARIDLPTPFEVGNVNVYIVEHMNRFFMVDCGPDTEEAWASLNAQLHELELSLDDIDFLFLTHHHADHAGQAWRLRDASIPVYGHEKLVRYLEQTPNFIKRGNQFLHDLAHWFGTPESIVAKLPDYREALRWIGPTTVTMTFEDGQAVTSDGAWKTIHLPGHASDQLGLIGPGNVLIAGDHLIDGVEPNPLIEQPYEGEGFASPVLLYLDSLRKLKALDLKLVVSGHGDPILHPHPLIEDRIGQRYDRSEQLLDDWVDGLSVFDWSMRLYGRKMRRAMPLVFSEVFARLTLLEERGHIKRQLVDRKWVYERTEEVVQ, encoded by the coding sequence GTGGCGAACTGGATTTCAAGCCAATTGGCAAGAATTGATCTTCCGACACCGTTTGAGGTCGGAAATGTAAACGTATATATCGTCGAACATATGAATCGTTTTTTCATGGTCGATTGCGGGCCGGACACGGAAGAAGCGTGGGCATCGCTGAACGCGCAATTGCACGAACTTGAGTTATCGCTCGACGATATCGATTTTTTATTTTTGACACACCACCATGCCGATCACGCTGGCCAAGCATGGCGATTGCGTGACGCCTCGATCCCGGTGTACGGGCACGAGAAACTCGTCCGCTATTTGGAACAGACACCGAACTTCATTAAACGAGGCAACCAGTTTTTGCACGACTTGGCGCATTGGTTCGGGACGCCTGAGTCGATTGTCGCCAAATTGCCTGACTACCGGGAGGCGTTGCGCTGGATCGGCCCGACGACCGTGACGATGACGTTTGAAGACGGACAGGCCGTGACTTCGGACGGGGCGTGGAAAACGATTCATCTGCCGGGCCATGCGAGCGACCAACTCGGGCTGATCGGTCCGGGAAACGTCCTCATCGCCGGGGATCACTTGATTGATGGGGTGGAACCGAACCCGCTCATCGAACAGCCGTACGAAGGGGAAGGGTTCGCTTCACCGGTGCTCCTTTATCTCGACTCGCTCAGAAAACTAAAGGCGCTCGACTTGAAGCTCGTCGTCAGCGGTCACGGCGACCCGATCCTACATCCGCACCCGCTCATCGAGGACCGGATCGGGCAGCGGTACGACCGCAGCGAGCAACTGCTTGACGATTGGGTCGACGGCTTGAGCGTGTTTGACTGGTCGATGCGGTTGTACGGCCGCAAGATGCGCCGGGCGATGCCGCTCGTCTTCAGCGAAGTATTCGCCCGTCTGACATTGCTAGAAGAACGGGGACATATTAAACGACAGCTCGTGGACCGAAAATGGGTATACGAACGGACGGAGGAAGTGGTGCAATGA
- a CDS encoding SDR family NAD(P)-dependent oxidoreductase produces the protein MKHIVITGASSGFGAALAHSFYERGYKLTLVARSEERLRELGTRLSADWIVADVTVEAETLVDRVERSFGPIDGWVNNAGVGEFDRVVDQSTDVIEEMMRLNAVAPMILSRDCARRMGKGGTIVNVCSQAAKVPTPKSAVYAGSKAALLQFSNALRLEMKPKGVHVMTVNPGPIATPFFERADKSGRYEQSVKRIMLSPERLARRVVTAYERSEREVNAPWWMNLGGKVYAMCPVWFERLAKRGFDKK, from the coding sequence ATGAAACATATCGTGATCACAGGTGCGTCGAGCGGCTTTGGTGCCGCCTTGGCGCATTCTTTTTATGAACGAGGGTACAAGTTGACGTTAGTGGCGCGAAGCGAGGAGCGGTTGCGAGAACTCGGGACGAGATTGTCGGCTGACTGGATCGTCGCCGACGTCACGGTTGAAGCAGAGACGCTCGTTGATCGTGTCGAACGTTCTTTCGGTCCGATCGATGGATGGGTGAACAACGCCGGTGTCGGAGAGTTCGACCGGGTCGTCGACCAATCGACGGACGTCATCGAAGAGATGATGCGCTTGAACGCCGTCGCGCCGATGATTCTTTCGCGAGACTGTGCGAGACGGATGGGGAAAGGAGGGACGATTGTCAACGTCTGCTCACAGGCGGCGAAAGTTCCGACGCCGAAGTCGGCCGTCTACGCCGGCTCGAAAGCGGCGCTTCTTCAATTCTCGAACGCGCTACGGCTCGAGATGAAACCGAAAGGCGTCCACGTTATGACGGTCAATCCCGGACCGATCGCGACGCCGTTCTTCGAGCGGGCCGATAAGAGCGGACGGTACGAGCAGAGCGTCAAACGAATCATGTTGTCTCCGGAACGATTGGCCCGTCGCGTCGTGACAGCGTACGAACGGTCGGAACGGGAAGTGAACGCCCCGTGGTGGATGAATCTCGGCGGAAAGGTGTACGCAATGTGCCCGGTCTGGTTCGAGCGGCTGGCAAAACGGGGATTTGATAAAAAGTAA
- the fur gene encoding ferric iron uptake transcriptional regulator: METRIERIKQQLSAKGYKLTPQRESTVRILLENETDHLSAENVFMLVKGIAPEIGLATVYRTLELLTELGVVDKVNFGDGVARFDLRPEGANHSHHHLVCVECGSVEEIMEDLLVDVEKKVESKYEFLIKDHRLTFHGICKVCQAKGVTLEGHKAVING, from the coding sequence ATGGAAACGCGAATTGAACGGATCAAACAGCAATTGAGCGCCAAAGGATATAAATTGACACCGCAACGTGAATCGACGGTCCGCATTCTACTTGAGAACGAGACGGACCATTTGAGCGCGGAAAACGTCTTCATGCTCGTTAAAGGCATCGCGCCGGAAATCGGTCTCGCGACCGTCTACCGAACGCTCGAGTTGTTGACCGAGCTCGGCGTCGTCGATAAAGTCAACTTCGGTGACGGCGTCGCCCGTTTCGACCTCAGACCGGAAGGGGCGAATCATTCGCACCATCACCTCGTCTGTGTCGAGTGCGGATCGGTCGAAGAGATCATGGAAGACCTGCTCGTCGATGTGGAGAAAAAAGTTGAGAGCAAATATGAATTTTTAATTAAAGATCACCGTTTGACGTTCCACGGCATCTGTAAAGTATGCCAAGCGAAAGGCGTCACGCTCGAGGGTCACAAAGCAGTCATTAACGGATAA
- a CDS encoding PadR family transcriptional regulator — protein sequence MALRHALLGLLTHQPATGYALNATFKAQMIHFWHAHHTQIYRELLKMEDEALVSSEHVTQHDLPDKKIYSITERGREELIDWLRQPTSFQPKMKDENLLRVSLLQLLPLEEAIRYVEETKSHHEQVAQQIRAFQEAHQSKDDTLGYLLTSEYAIRMMENYAGWADWAIEQMKQRDKHAT from the coding sequence ATGGCGTTACGTCATGCACTACTCGGGTTGTTGACCCATCAGCCTGCGACCGGCTATGCCTTGAACGCGACGTTCAAAGCACAAATGATTCACTTCTGGCACGCCCATCATACACAGATTTATCGGGAGCTGTTGAAGATGGAAGACGAGGCGCTCGTCTCGTCCGAACATGTGACGCAACACGACTTGCCTGATAAGAAAATTTACTCAATCACTGAACGCGGCCGGGAAGAGTTGATTGACTGGCTTAGACAACCGACGTCGTTCCAGCCGAAGATGAAAGATGAGAATTTGCTCCGGGTAAGCTTGCTCCAACTGCTCCCGCTCGAAGAGGCGATTCGCTACGTCGAAGAGACGAAATCCCATCACGAACAAGTCGCCCAGCAAATCCGTGCTTTCCAAGAAGCCCATCAATCGAAAGATGATACGCTCGGGTACTTGCTGACGAGTGAATACGCGATTCGGATGATGGAAAATTATGCGGGATGGGCCGACTGGGCCATCGAACAAATGAAACAACGCGATAAACATGCGACCTGA
- a CDS encoding aldo/keto reductase produces the protein MAELGLGTMSILKRGRDEGKKILETAYDAGIRHFDTADVYDEHRVEQLIGETFGSRRDELFLASKGGNELTADGMRWNPRASYLERALSGSLERLQTNHLDLYYVHGGTLEDDLDETIAFMREQKQRGVIRQIGLSSIRPNVIRYWLEHGEIDVLMTPYSLLDRRVETLDLEIPIVGRGPLAKGLLTDEWPERLGEKGFESWSEAELRNLLPTLPQPIQAYALAAARRTCAVVLPGASSVDQLNETIAASRHDIDEHVLDDLLGRLPVHPYTKHAT, from the coding sequence ATGGCAGAACTAGGGCTTGGCACGATGTCCATCTTGAAACGAGGGCGAGACGAAGGTAAAAAGATTCTTGAAACCGCATACGACGCCGGCATACGCCACTTCGATACGGCTGATGTGTATGACGAACACCGCGTCGAACAACTCATCGGCGAGACGTTCGGCTCGAGGCGCGATGAGTTGTTTCTAGCGAGCAAAGGCGGCAACGAGTTGACGGCCGACGGGATGCGTTGGAATCCGCGCGCCTCTTATTTAGAACGAGCACTATCTGGGTCGCTCGAACGATTGCAGACCAACCATTTAGATCTCTATTACGTGCACGGGGGCACATTAGAAGACGACCTCGATGAGACGATCGCTTTCATGCGTGAACAGAAACAGCGCGGTGTCATTCGGCAGATCGGACTGTCCTCGATTCGCCCGAACGTCATTCGTTATTGGCTCGAACACGGAGAAATCGACGTCTTGATGACGCCCTACTCGCTTTTGGACCGTCGTGTCGAGACGCTCGATCTCGAGATCCCGATCGTCGGTCGCGGTCCGCTCGCCAAAGGGCTATTGACCGATGAATGGCCAGAACGCTTGGGTGAGAAAGGGTTCGAGTCTTGGAGCGAGGCCGAGTTGCGCAATCTGTTGCCGACATTGCCGCAGCCGATTCAAGCGTACGCTCTTGCTGCGGCGAGACGAACGTGCGCCGTCGTCTTGCCTGGGGCCTCGTCCGTCGACCAGTTGAACGAGACGATTGCCGCTAGTCGGCATGACATCGACGAACACGTGCTCGACGACTTGCTCGGGCGCTTACCGGTGCATCCATACACAAAACATGCGACCTGA